From the Polynucleobacter sp. MWH-UH35A genome, one window contains:
- a CDS encoding glycosyltransferase family 4 protein yields the protein MTWKDMGHPQAGGAELVNEELAKRLILEGHQVKFLVGGWHNCKEEEERDGYQIVRLGSRYTVYLKAFFYFQRNLKDWPDLVIDECNTIPFFAKFYVSCKTVFMIQQLARQVWFYQLPFPFSLIGYFLEPFYLRLFRDQKTFTFAESTKQDLLELGFKEDLIRIISETFTINPVEKIEEIQKPDNPTILFFSALREMKRPDHVIKAFEHAKPRLKNLKLIVGGDGFGRYAARVKRMIANSPYSDDIQFLGSIRDEKLKCKIMQSAHYICCTSVREGWGIIVSEAGSQGTPAIVYDIHGLRDAVENGLAGIIVKKNSPESMAESIISAFQDHQQYGNIQFKAHKLACSVNISRTYDIFFNFLK from the coding sequence ATGACTTGGAAAGATATGGGGCACCCTCAAGCGGGGGGTGCCGAGTTAGTTAATGAGGAATTGGCTAAAAGGTTGATATTGGAGGGTCATCAGGTTAAGTTTTTGGTGGGGGGGTGGCATAACTGCAAGGAGGAGGAGGAAAGGGATGGGTATCAAATTGTCAGGCTAGGCAGTAGATACACTGTATATCTAAAAGCGTTTTTTTATTTCCAAAGAAATTTAAAAGATTGGCCCGATCTTGTCATTGATGAGTGTAATACCATTCCCTTTTTCGCTAAATTTTACGTCAGTTGCAAAACTGTTTTTATGATTCAGCAGTTAGCGAGACAGGTGTGGTTTTATCAACTGCCATTTCCATTTTCACTTATTGGATATTTTTTGGAGCCCTTCTATTTGAGATTATTTAGGGATCAAAAAACATTTACATTTGCTGAATCTACTAAACAAGATTTGCTTGAACTTGGTTTCAAAGAAGATCTTATTAGGATAATATCCGAAACTTTTACAATAAATCCTGTTGAAAAAATTGAAGAAATTCAAAAGCCAGACAATCCAACAATTTTATTTTTTTCTGCATTGCGTGAAATGAAGCGCCCAGATCATGTCATTAAGGCATTTGAGCACGCAAAACCCAGGTTAAAAAATTTGAAATTGATTGTTGGCGGCGATGGTTTTGGGCGATATGCGGCTCGTGTAAAAAGAATGATTGCAAATTCTCCATATTCAGATGATATTCAATTCTTAGGTTCAATTCGTGATGAAAAATTGAAATGTAAAATAATGCAGTCGGCACACTATATTTGTTGCACCTCCGTTAGGGAAGGTTGGGGAATAATCGTTTCCGAAGCTGGTTCTCAGGGTACCCCGGCAATTGTTTATGACATACATGGACTTAGGGATGCTGTTGAAAATGGGCTGGCTGGAATTATTGTTAAGAAAAATTCACCCGAAAGTATGGCTGAATCAATTATTTCGGCGTTTCAGGATCATCAGCAATACGGAAATATTCAATTTAAAGCACACAAGCTGGCTTGCTCTGTAAATATTTCTAGAACCTACGACATATTTTTTAATTTTCTAAAGTAA
- a CDS encoding GDP-mannose 4,6-dehydratase, whose amino-acid sequence MGKILITGGAGFIGSNAACYFSEKGWQVVVLDNLSRKGANINCEFIQGLPNVIFKKGDIRDVNLVNQLIKQEGFNAILHLAGQVAVTTSLVDPEEDFEINARGTFNILEAIRKHSPNTVLIYSSTNKVYGKMENTSVIERNGRYEYENLQNGISEEYPLSFYSPYGCSKGAGDQYVIDYARIYGLRTISFRQSCIYGPRQFGVEDQGWIAWFTIASMLGKSITVYGDGKQIRDVLHVSDLVRAYDLAIQYSDKASGHAFNIGGGKSNTLSLNELVKKIEKESGEKIEYIQSDWRPGDQKVFVCDTSKINKFLGWNAVVGVNDGLGELYSWTTEHLDEIRKALR is encoded by the coding sequence ATGGGAAAAATTTTAATAACTGGTGGGGCTGGATTTATTGGATCTAACGCAGCATGTTATTTTTCTGAAAAGGGTTGGCAGGTTGTGGTTTTAGATAACCTCTCAAGAAAAGGTGCGAATATTAATTGTGAATTTATACAAGGACTACCAAACGTTATTTTTAAAAAAGGTGACATTAGGGATGTGAATTTGGTAAATCAGCTTATCAAGCAAGAGGGTTTTAATGCAATTTTGCATCTAGCGGGGCAGGTTGCAGTTACAACATCTCTGGTTGACCCTGAAGAAGATTTTGAGATTAATGCAAGAGGAACTTTTAATATCTTAGAGGCGATTAGAAAGCATAGCCCAAATACAGTTCTTATATATTCATCGACTAACAAAGTATATGGGAAGATGGAGAACACATCAGTTATTGAAAGGAATGGTCGATATGAATATGAAAATCTTCAGAATGGGATAAGCGAAGAATATCCTCTTTCATTTTACTCGCCTTATGGTTGCTCTAAAGGTGCTGGGGATCAATATGTTATTGATTACGCGAGAATATATGGCCTGCGAACGATATCGTTTAGGCAATCATGTATATACGGACCCCGTCAATTTGGCGTTGAAGATCAGGGGTGGATAGCATGGTTCACAATTGCCAGCATGCTTGGAAAATCTATAACAGTTTATGGAGATGGAAAGCAGATACGTGATGTTTTGCATGTCAGCGATTTGGTAAGGGCATATGATTTGGCGATACAGTACTCCGATAAGGCATCGGGACATGCTTTTAATATTGGTGGCGGAAAAAGTAATACCCTGTCACTAAATGAGCTGGTTAAAAAAATTGAAAAAGAATCCGGGGAAAAGATCGAATATATTCAATCTGATTGGCGTCCGGGCGATCAAAAAGTATTTGTATGTGATACATCCAAAATTAATAAATTTTTGGGTTGGAATGCGGTCGTAGGCGTAAATGATGGGTTGGGTGAGCTTTATTCATGGACAACTGAACATCTCGATGAAATTCGAAAAGCGCTAAGATAG
- a CDS encoding glycosyltransferase family A protein, with translation MDKISIVVTTYKFEDTLMRCLDSISNQEYENYELIVVDSSNDSCIRKIVEQYPKAKYIKSKNYERSAKRNEGAELAEGKYLAIIDSDMILDKTVISESYQRFSGDESLRMLCIPERSSGHGFWSRCKSLERSLYDKIIWMQAARVFKRETFIEFNGYDPENIGSEDYELPRRVEYKYGTKCLSIIESKVTQQEGKITLLGQLRKKMYYSKSFVKYSQGIETKESFKLQSSLAYRYWIFFKHSNKARENFPLWAGAILLKTLEFTAGGLGYIYYKSMSYVTKK, from the coding sequence ATGGATAAAATCAGCATCGTAGTAACTACCTACAAGTTTGAGGATACGCTTATGCGATGTTTAGATTCAATCAGCAATCAAGAATATGAAAACTATGAGTTGATAGTGGTTGATTCATCTAATGATAGTTGTATTAGAAAAATTGTAGAGCAGTATCCTAAGGCTAAATATATAAAATCCAAAAATTATGAAAGATCCGCAAAGAGAAATGAGGGGGCAGAATTAGCCGAGGGGAAATATTTGGCCATTATTGATAGCGATATGATTCTTGACAAGACTGTAATTTCTGAAAGTTACCAACGTTTTTCCGGTGACGAATCATTGAGAATGTTATGCATACCAGAAAGATCTAGTGGTCATGGATTTTGGAGTAGATGCAAATCTCTTGAAAGATCACTTTATGACAAAATTATTTGGATGCAGGCGGCTAGAGTTTTTAAAAGAGAAACCTTCATAGAATTCAACGGGTATGATCCGGAGAACATTGGCTCTGAAGATTACGAGCTCCCTAGAAGGGTGGAGTATAAGTACGGAACCAAGTGTCTTTCAATTATAGAAAGTAAGGTGACACAGCAAGAGGGAAAAATAACCTTGTTGGGACAGTTGAGAAAAAAAATGTATTACTCTAAATCTTTTGTAAAGTATTCACAGGGCATTGAAACAAAAGAATCTTTTAAGTTGCAGTCAAGTTTGGCTTATAGATATTGGATTTTTTTTAAACACAGTAACAAAGCAAGGGAAAATTTTCCCTTATGGGCGGGCGCCATACTCTTAAAAACATTAGAGTTTACTGCGGGTGGTTTGGGTTATATTTACTATAAATCAATGAGTTATGTCACAAAAAAGTGA
- a CDS encoding DUF2079 domain-containing protein, translating into MTKFLKFIFAFFVLLLPLLKLHNNNYNYFDFGIYLRNIYHLQNNINYMFEGHVQPFTYFYSLFLYIIPFDLLPVLMVLSQSFVVIYVAFKIDKLFGRVNFVTFILYIPIWTLVLVDFHYEFFLLLIILNFYLNIENNNYLISFFWILSSLLIKEIYSLLLISSSFIYLYLSFNPNNKLDKFILRVFAISLFLIGVLYFLISYLYIIPLYGGSDSGFGFDSTTFLIDDLKLDSLLNNNFIHIIFESIRFDFINKFKFFLLIFYPLIFFFQKKKNLRYILLTSPFFLISLVSVLPNHHDIFSHYTTVFIMPVILMSGTLSKFYILNSSRSLKYTYFLYLLIFNILFSISPLSRLFFSDKSFEFNFNRYLFENHESKFDNLICDNFDLNNNYIVQNNFNFLCLAKSNTYLPFPEGLSNLTSKNNADTFVILNTKRPLFILDKGCSYINGICTNQNIENIYYDFLKYKLGNIQPIYNYNGALIYKLH; encoded by the coding sequence ATGACTAAGTTTCTAAAGTTTATCTTTGCCTTCTTTGTTCTGTTATTACCTTTATTAAAGCTGCATAATAATAATTATAATTATTTTGATTTTGGTATTTATTTAAGAAATATTTACCATTTGCAAAATAATATTAATTATATGTTTGAGGGACATGTGCAGCCATTTACATATTTTTATTCCCTATTTTTATATATAATTCCCTTTGATTTATTGCCGGTATTAATGGTGCTAAGTCAATCATTTGTAGTTATATATGTAGCTTTTAAAATTGATAAATTATTTGGTAGAGTTAATTTCGTAACTTTTATTCTATACATACCTATATGGACGTTAGTACTTGTTGATTTTCATTATGAATTTTTCTTACTATTAATAATTCTGAATTTTTATTTAAATATAGAAAATAATAATTATTTAATATCTTTCTTCTGGATATTATCCTCCTTATTAATTAAAGAAATTTATTCATTACTTTTAATCTCTTCGTCATTTATTTACTTATATTTATCTTTTAATCCTAATAATAAATTAGATAAATTTATACTAAGAGTTTTTGCTATATCTTTATTTTTAATTGGTGTTTTATATTTTTTAATAAGTTATTTATATATTATTCCATTATATGGTGGCAGTGATTCTGGATTTGGATTCGATTCAACTACATTTTTAATTGACGATTTAAAATTAGATAGTTTACTCAATAATAATTTTATTCATATAATATTTGAAAGTATTAGATTTGATTTTATAAATAAGTTTAAGTTTTTTTTGTTAATATTTTATCCCCTAATATTTTTCTTTCAAAAGAAGAAAAATTTAAGATACATATTACTTACATCTCCATTTTTTTTGATTTCTTTAGTTTCAGTCCTACCAAATCACCATGATATTTTTTCCCATTACACTACTGTATTTATAATGCCAGTAATACTTATGTCGGGCACTCTTTCTAAATTTTATATTTTAAATTCATCACGTTCACTTAAATACACATATTTTCTTTACTTGTTAATTTTTAATATCCTCTTTTCTATTTCCCCATTGTCAAGATTATTCTTTTCAGATAAGAGCTTTGAATTTAATTTCAATAGATATTTATTTGAAAATCACGAAAGCAAATTTGATAATTTAATTTGCGATAACTTTGATTTGAATAATAATTATATTGTGCAAAATAATTTTAATTTTTTATGTCTTGCAAAAAGTAATACATATTTACCATTTCCAGAGGGTCTTTCTAATTTAACTTCAAAAAATAATGCAGATACTTTTGTTATCCTAAATACCAAAAGACCATTATTTATCTTAGATAAGGGCTGTTCATATATCAATGGAATTTGTACAAATCAAAATATAGAAAATATTTACTATGATTTTTTAAAATATAAATTAGGTAATATCCAACCAATTTATAATTATAATGGTGCTTTAATTTATAAATTACATTAA
- a CDS encoding class I SAM-dependent methyltransferase translates to MAKFYGRYGLGAIIEYFLEDSLGSTYRRLGLDKNSRILDIGCADGFLPYMLAEAGFKNVTGIDPYIQSDATYENGAKVFKKELCECTDGMYDVITLNHVFEHLPDQLETLVEIKRLLSNGGKLVIRIPTSTSDAFEKFNAHWYQLDAPRHLYLHSHKSIIELLNKAGFKSIDLFCDSTIWQYYSSELYLKDYPFNVHMKKYLINIPRLLLTGGLNRYKKKVLEVNAKLRGDQIVVVAIRK, encoded by the coding sequence ATGGCAAAGTTTTATGGACGCTATGGACTTGGAGCGATTATTGAATATTTTCTTGAAGATAGCTTAGGAAGTACATACAGAAGATTGGGTTTAGATAAAAATTCTAGAATTTTAGATATTGGTTGTGCCGATGGTTTCTTGCCTTATATGCTGGCTGAGGCTGGATTCAAAAATGTTACTGGTATTGACCCCTACATTCAGTCTGATGCAACATATGAAAACGGTGCAAAAGTTTTTAAAAAGGAATTATGTGAATGTACGGATGGTATGTATGATGTGATTACTTTAAATCATGTATTTGAGCATCTCCCTGACCAATTGGAAACTTTGGTAGAAATAAAACGTTTATTAAGTAATGGTGGCAAGTTAGTAATACGCATTCCAACATCAACATCAGATGCATTTGAAAAGTTTAATGCGCACTGGTATCAATTAGATGCACCAAGACATCTGTATTTGCACAGTCATAAAAGCATTATTGAGCTTTTAAATAAGGCAGGATTTAAATCTATTGATTTATTTTGCGACTCGACAATATGGCAGTATTACTCAAGCGAATTGTATTTAAAAGACTATCCTTTTAATGTTCACATGAAAAAATATTTAATTAATATTCCTCGCCTTTTACTTACAGGTGGATTAAATAGGTATAAGAAAAAGGTTTTAGAAGTTAATGCCAAGCTTAGAGGCGACCAAATTGTAGTTGTAGCAATAAGGAAGTAG
- a CDS encoding glycosyltransferase family A protein: protein MINLTICIATYNSELVLERCLKSIYRQNISDLKIEILIVDGGSSDSTINIANKYECKIINNELVEPGYAKYLGYINAKGDYLLYIDSDEIIVSNSSILKKIELLDIYKDKAVIALSSGYITDGNSNQINYYINEFGDPYSFYLYRMSKQPNFYASFLNKYFYKVKDNSIYAIYNTSNLKKEVLIEIVALSTIINLSQIKIKYPFLTNEARLTPHLYYITKEDFCYLIYMKKDEIIHTPSHSFLGYLRKIRSRVIANIYFKNKSGLHGRKLYYKNYRLKQLKIVINALLVIPIIIDALYLAITRKRVYYLIHFILFYYMFFIVIYYLSFYYFYKHKANRVYG from the coding sequence ATGATTAATTTAACTATATGCATTGCAACTTATAATTCAGAGTTGGTGTTGGAGCGCTGCCTAAAATCTATTTATAGACAGAATATTTCGGACCTTAAAATTGAAATATTAATTGTAGATGGTGGTTCTAGTGATTCTACAATTAATATTGCCAATAAATATGAATGCAAAATTATCAATAACGAGTTAGTAGAGCCAGGGTACGCTAAGTATTTAGGTTATATAAATGCAAAAGGAGATTATCTTTTATATATAGACTCAGATGAAATAATTGTATCTAATAGTAGTATTTTAAAAAAAATTGAGTTACTAGATATATATAAAGATAAGGCTGTAATTGCATTGTCTTCTGGGTATATAACAGATGGAAATAGTAATCAAATTAATTACTATATAAATGAATTTGGAGACCCATACTCATTCTATTTATATAGAATGAGTAAACAGCCTAACTTTTATGCTTCATTTTTAAATAAATATTTTTATAAAGTCAAAGATAATTCTATATATGCGATATATAATACATCTAATTTAAAAAAAGAAGTTCTGATTGAAATCGTAGCGCTTTCAACGATAATCAATCTAAGTCAAATCAAAATTAAATATCCATTTTTAACGAATGAAGCAAGGTTAACACCACATCTATACTACATAACTAAGGAGGATTTTTGTTATTTAATATATATGAAAAAAGATGAAATAATTCATACTCCATCCCATAGTTTTTTAGGTTATCTTCGCAAGATAAGATCTAGAGTAATTGCTAATATTTATTTCAAAAATAAATCTGGTTTACATGGTAGAAAGTTATATTATAAAAACTATAGGTTAAAGCAACTTAAAATCGTAATTAATGCATTATTAGTAATTCCAATAATAATAGATGCGTTATATCTCGCTATTACACGAAAACGTGTTTATTATTTAATTCATTTTATATTATTTTACTATATGTTTTTTATAGTAATATATTACTTATCATTTTATTATTTTTACAAACACAAAGCTAATCGTGTATATGGGTAA
- a CDS encoding UDP-N-acetylglucosamine 2-epimerase — protein MKNNFIFYVGTEAELIKILPVCRRLSDNNIKYIILCNGQNFLYDSNVFDEVTHSNAIFLTVGNIKFPSNKFIFRVAWMVVWFLGATYKTNKYIKNLKKEIDNVSIIVHGDTISTFIGSIVAIINSLKLFHIESGLTSNKIFTPFPEELCRRFVTKYATVRFTPSIESFLYAKKLNNKTEVINTCGNTMYDAFTDLAIKPHKSMELYYLLIIHRQESLLSQNFVKSVLEICSSNNDNIKCYFVMHKQTKDFLININIYDELKENKRINLLDRLPFKNFIELFIGAEFIATDGGTNQEESCYIGKPCFLLRKETERVEGLGGNVVIPKKDIVLEFKLFLQNYREFINKPLKYDSSPSDNIVRYLKNCLIK, from the coding sequence ATGAAAAATAATTTTATTTTTTATGTTGGTACAGAAGCAGAGTTGATTAAAATATTACCTGTATGTCGACGTTTGAGTGATAATAATATTAAATATATAATATTATGTAATGGTCAAAATTTTCTTTATGACTCAAATGTATTTGATGAGGTTACACATTCTAATGCAATATTTTTAACTGTTGGCAATATAAAATTTCCCTCAAATAAATTTATTTTTAGAGTTGCGTGGATGGTTGTATGGTTTTTAGGCGCAACTTATAAGACTAATAAATATATAAAAAATCTTAAGAAAGAAATAGATAATGTTTCGATAATTGTTCATGGAGATACAATATCAACATTTATTGGGTCAATTGTTGCGATAATAAATAGCTTAAAGCTATTTCATATTGAATCGGGACTAACAAGTAATAAAATCTTTACACCCTTTCCTGAGGAATTATGTAGGAGATTTGTAACCAAATATGCCACAGTCAGATTTACCCCCAGTATTGAATCCTTCTTATATGCAAAAAAATTAAACAATAAGACAGAAGTTATTAATACTTGTGGAAACACAATGTATGATGCTTTTACTGATTTAGCAATAAAGCCACATAAATCAATGGAGTTGTATTACCTTCTCATCATACATAGGCAGGAATCCCTACTTTCTCAAAATTTTGTTAAGAGTGTTCTAGAAATATGTTCCTCAAATAATGATAATATAAAATGTTATTTTGTAATGCATAAGCAAACTAAGGACTTCTTAATAAATATAAATATATATGATGAATTAAAAGAAAATAAAAGAATTAATTTATTGGATAGGCTACCTTTTAAAAACTTTATTGAACTTTTTATAGGGGCTGAATTTATAGCAACAGATGGCGGAACTAATCAAGAGGAGTCTTGTTACATAGGAAAGCCATGTTTTCTCTTGAGAAAAGAAACAGAAAGAGTGGAAGGTCTTGGGGGAAATGTAGTTATCCCCAAAAAAGATATAGTCTTGGAATTTAAATTATTTTTACAAAATTATAGGGAATTTATAAATAAACCCTTGAAGTATGATTCATCTCCTAGCGATAACATTGTAAGGTATCTTAAAAATTGCCTTATAAAATAA
- a CDS encoding glycosyltransferase family 2 protein produces MNSSNLITIVVPTYGEGENVSHLYEALETNLVSVSTSYEFNYIFVNDGSIDDTCDVLRELAKLDKKVKVIDLSRNFGKEIALTAGVHEALSSKAIICLDADMQHPPNLIPDMIQKWESGAEIVIAIRKESEDQPIFRWLGSKVYYWIINKISEVEMTPQSTDFRLYDNKVIEAFKRATERQRMFRGIMDWLGFKREYVYFSAPKRMYGSAGYSYAKLFSLAVNSITSFSLWPLKIAGYLGLLLIVIVSGIFLYFLGFYLIYGVFIISPLAIVALLNTLLIGVVLVAIGLVALYVGSIHTEVINRPLYVVREKINF; encoded by the coding sequence ATGAATAGTTCTAATTTAATTACAATAGTCGTGCCAACTTATGGAGAGGGTGAGAATGTCTCCCACCTTTATGAGGCTCTAGAAACTAATTTAGTATCTGTTTCCACGTCTTATGAGTTTAATTATATTTTTGTAAATGATGGCAGCATTGATGATACTTGTGACGTATTACGTGAGCTTGCAAAACTAGATAAAAAAGTAAAAGTTATTGACCTTTCTAGGAATTTCGGTAAGGAGATAGCTCTCACCGCTGGTGTACATGAGGCTTTAAGCAGTAAAGCAATAATTTGTCTAGATGCAGATATGCAGCACCCGCCAAATTTGATTCCTGACATGATTCAAAAATGGGAGAGTGGCGCTGAAATAGTTATTGCAATAAGAAAAGAGTCTGAGGATCAACCCATCTTTAGATGGCTTGGATCAAAAGTTTATTATTGGATAATAAATAAAATTTCCGAAGTCGAGATGACTCCCCAATCTACTGACTTCAGGCTTTATGACAATAAAGTTATTGAAGCTTTTAAACGTGCCACTGAGCGTCAAAGAATGTTTAGGGGGATAATGGATTGGCTTGGTTTTAAAAGAGAATATGTTTATTTTTCTGCTCCCAAAAGAATGTATGGTAGTGCAGGTTATTCTTACGCTAAGTTATTCAGTTTGGCAGTAAATAGCATAACTTCTTTCTCGCTATGGCCGCTAAAGATTGCCGGGTATCTTGGCCTATTATTAATTGTTATAGTGAGCGGAATCTTTTTGTATTTTCTTGGTTTTTATTTAATATATGGTGTTTTTATTATATCGCCTTTAGCAATAGTGGCATTGTTAAATACTCTTCTAATTGGCGTTGTTCTTGTGGCCATAGGTCTTGTGGCGCTATATGTGGGCTCCATACATACCGAGGTAATAAATAGACCGCTATACGTCGTTCGAGAAAAAATTAACTTTTGA
- a CDS encoding glycosyltransferase family 1 protein, with amino-acid sequence MNIKIAIDARHLSEELTGIGRYVYEIISRLIRNGANVEWHLYSHREIIVGNWDHSNVYIHHCRIKNRILRMLWAQFYLPICLKRDNINIFWSPAHRIPFFINRSIRCVVTIHDFVWKYSPKTMRFLSRYLDTLLMPMSIKIANKVICVSNSTKNDIVINYPKFTPKLITIYEAPTILSRLKITNLSKDPFILFVGTLEPRKNLERLLAAFKLLISNYDGTLKLNLVGGKGWGKVNIANLIIDMGLINNVNVLGYVRDEELFDLYSNALFTAMPSLYEGFGLPILESYSCGTPVLTSNNSSMLEIGGSAAHFVDPYSINSIKDGLEKLIYDVDYLNALKLNTYFESSKYSWEKAADETFMCLMSSD; translated from the coding sequence ATGAATATAAAAATAGCAATAGATGCAAGACATCTTAGTGAAGAACTAACTGGTATAGGGCGTTATGTGTATGAAATTATTTCTCGACTTATAAGAAATGGCGCTAATGTCGAATGGCATTTATATTCTCATAGAGAAATAATAGTTGGCAATTGGGATCATAGTAATGTTTATATTCATCATTGTCGAATAAAAAATAGAATTTTGAGAATGTTATGGGCACAATTTTATTTACCTATTTGTTTAAAAAGGGATAATATAAATATATTTTGGTCTCCCGCTCATAGGATTCCATTTTTTATTAATAGGTCAATCCGATGCGTTGTAACCATACACGACTTTGTTTGGAAGTATTCACCCAAAACTATGAGGTTTTTAAGTAGATATTTGGATACGTTATTAATGCCTATGTCCATAAAAATTGCTAATAAGGTTATTTGCGTCTCTAACTCTACTAAAAATGATATAGTCATTAATTACCCTAAATTTACTCCTAAGTTAATTACCATATATGAAGCCCCCACCATTTTATCTAGGTTAAAAATTACAAATTTATCTAAGGATCCATTTATTTTATTTGTAGGTACATTAGAGCCTAGAAAAAATCTTGAGAGACTCCTTGCGGCTTTTAAATTATTAATTTCAAATTATGATGGGACATTAAAATTAAATTTAGTAGGTGGCAAAGGTTGGGGTAAAGTTAATATAGCGAATTTAATTATTGATATGGGTTTAATTAACAATGTTAATGTTTTAGGCTATGTACGCGATGAAGAGCTATTTGATTTATATAGTAATGCTCTTTTTACGGCAATGCCTTCCTTATATGAGGGATTTGGATTGCCAATACTTGAGTCTTATTCTTGTGGAACCCCCGTTTTAACATCAAACAATTCTTCTATGCTAGAAATTGGCGGCTCTGCTGCCCATTTTGTAGATCCATATTCTATTAATAGTATAAAAGATGGCCTAGAAAAGCTTATCTATGATGTGGATTATTTAAATGCACTTAAATTAAATACCTACTTCGAGTCCTCTAAATATTCATGGGAAAAAGCTGCAGATGAGACTTTTATGTGCTTAATGTCCTCCGACTAA
- a CDS encoding glycosyltransferase family 2 protein, which yields MIKVSVIIVNWNGKKWLKECIESILRQDYQNLEIIFIDNASTDDSVDFIKINYPKVIVKVLSENFGFAKANNIGNQIASGEYILLLNNDTKLKPDCISEMVKGFIAKKNAGAIQAKLVRMGNEGIIDSCGSFLTLSTILYHYGVGKKSNKDIYSHPFRVFSSKGACMMIKAEAIKKVGLFDGRYWCYYEESDFCHRIINNGFECWYWPNAVCEHHVGGTSVLFGSEIVQYHNLKNKLCSYIKNFSTAMNVILLPTAILAAIMQFLPSIIKGNFKSINVLYSAVRWNLVNINDTLALKKKYGSNNFNADMTVLKKYIKRPGLSYYLALFKGLEEYNDIEIGSE from the coding sequence TTGATAAAGGTATCGGTAATAATCGTTAATTGGAATGGAAAAAAATGGCTGAAAGAATGCATAGAATCCATCTTAAGACAGGACTATCAAAATTTAGAAATAATATTTATTGATAATGCGTCAACAGATGATTCTGTGGATTTTATAAAAATAAATTATCCAAAAGTAATAGTAAAAGTTCTTAGTGAGAATTTTGGATTTGCAAAAGCAAACAATATAGGAAACCAAATTGCTAGCGGAGAATATATTCTGCTTTTGAATAACGATACAAAATTAAAACCAGACTGTATTAGTGAGATGGTGAAAGGATTTATTGCCAAAAAAAATGCAGGCGCTATTCAAGCAAAATTAGTAAGAATGGGTAATGAAGGTATTATCGACTCTTGCGGCTCATTTTTAACATTATCTACGATCCTCTATCACTATGGGGTTGGAAAAAAATCAAACAAAGATATATATTCACATCCTTTTCGCGTCTTTAGTAGCAAAGGGGCATGCATGATGATAAAAGCAGAGGCGATTAAAAAAGTTGGATTATTTGATGGCAGATATTGGTGCTACTATGAGGAATCGGATTTTTGTCACCGAATTATTAACAACGGTTTTGAGTGCTGGTATTGGCCAAATGCAGTATGTGAGCACCATGTTGGTGGAACTTCAGTCTTATTCGGCAGCGAGATTGTTCAATATCATAATTTGAAAAATAAATTATGCTCTTATATAAAGAATTTTTCGACAGCTATGAATGTAATACTTCTACCAACTGCAATTCTAGCTGCAATAATGCAATTTCTGCCGAGTATAATTAAGGGAAATTTTAAATCTATTAATGTATTATATTCGGCCGTAAGATGGAATTTAGTTAATATAAATGATACTTTGGCACTCAAAAAAAAATATGGTAGCAATAACTTCAATGCTGATATGACAGTACTTAAGAAATATATAAAAAGACCAGGATTAAGCTACTATCTAGCTTTATTTAAGGGCCTGGAAGAATATAATGATATTGAGATAGGTAGTGAATAA